In Clostridium sp., one DNA window encodes the following:
- a CDS encoding ABC transporter permease: protein MDENLKGQKYGLENNFLWSRFRNLLNPKWTLIWIPGLFVLLFTFIPILKLFKLSFVDQDGFTLKYLSMVFTQKIYFQVILLTLKTGFLITIISILLAYPVAYFIVKTKSSRAKRLVLLIIMIPFWISLLVRTFSWIIILQDQGILNSFLIHIGLIDKPMHLLYNTISVTIGMVHVLFPFMVLNIYSSMENIDMQLVQVAEVMGAKPIRAFWQIFFPLSVPGILSGSILVFVLSLGYFITPSLLGGSKNMLISTLIQNNISATLNWPLASSLALVLFIITMALLSVLGLLMKKYHMIGDE, encoded by the coding sequence ATGGATGAAAATTTAAAAGGACAAAAATATGGATTAGAAAATAATTTTTTGTGGTCCAGATTCAGGAATTTACTGAATCCAAAATGGACGTTGATCTGGATTCCAGGATTGTTTGTACTGCTGTTTACGTTTATTCCTATATTGAAATTATTCAAATTGAGTTTTGTAGATCAGGATGGGTTTACATTAAAGTACCTATCTATGGTTTTTACACAGAAAATATATTTTCAGGTTATATTGCTTACGTTGAAAACTGGATTTTTAATAACAATAATATCCATTTTACTGGCATATCCTGTAGCTTATTTTATTGTGAAGACAAAATCTTCCAGAGCAAAAAGATTGGTTCTTCTTATAATTATGATACCATTTTGGATTAGCTTGCTGGTTCGTACTTTTTCATGGATAATAATTCTTCAGGATCAGGGCATATTGAATTCCTTTCTTATTCATATCGGATTGATAGACAAGCCAATGCATCTGCTGTACAATACTATATCTGTAACAATTGGTATGGTTCATGTTTTATTTCCATTTATGGTCTTGAATATTTATTCTTCCATGGAGAATATAGACATGCAATTGGTTCAGGTAGCAGAAGTCATGGGAGCAAAGCCGATTAGAGCTTTTTGGCAAATATTTTTTCCGCTGTCAGTTCCAGGGATATTGTCGGGCTCGATACTTGTATTTGTTCTATCATTAGGGTACTTTATAACCCCTTCATTATTGGGTGGATCAAAAAACATGCTGATTTCGACACTTATACAAAATAATATAAGTGCTACGTTGAACTGGCCTCTGGCATCTTCACTTGCACTGGTATTGTTTATAATCACCATGGCACTATTGTCCGTACTTGGGTTGCTGATGAAAAAATATCATATGATTGGAGATGAGTAG
- a CDS encoding ABC transporter permease, protein MWLPIVVIVVLFFLIAPVFVLIPLSFTSLTYFKFPPPGFSTQWYRAFFDNSQWMECFGRSIEISILTVILSLVIGTMAAAAVTRIEFKYKEIFMAFMVMPMVIPVIIISIALYNAFSPLRLTDTIQGIVLAHTLLSIPMVFVTVMTGLKGVDRNIELAAMGLGSRYIGVFFHITLPQIKASMLSAAIFAFSTSIDEVTVTMFIAGANTKTLPVAMWESMRNNIAPDIAAVSTILIGITLLMLGIQGIMKSRVAKIKQN, encoded by the coding sequence ATGTGGTTGCCTATAGTTGTAATTGTCGTATTGTTCTTTCTTATAGCACCTGTATTTGTACTTATACCATTATCATTTACTTCTTTGACTTATTTTAAGTTTCCACCTCCAGGTTTTTCAACACAATGGTATAGAGCATTTTTCGACAACAGTCAATGGATGGAATGCTTTGGAAGAAGCATCGAAATATCCATACTGACGGTAATACTTTCGCTTGTTATAGGTACTATGGCTGCAGCGGCAGTTACTAGAATAGAATTTAAATATAAAGAAATTTTTATGGCATTTATGGTCATGCCTATGGTTATTCCTGTAATTATAATAAGCATAGCATTGTATAATGCTTTTTCTCCCCTAAGATTGACTGATACTATACAGGGTATAGTGCTTGCGCATACACTACTTTCCATACCAATGGTATTTGTAACTGTGATGACAGGTCTCAAAGGGGTTGATAGAAATATAGAACTGGCTGCCATGGGTTTGGGTTCCAGGTATATTGGCGTATTTTTTCATATAACACTGCCTCAAATAAAGGCCAGTATGCTGTCTGCGGCAATATTTGCCTTCAGTACCTCAATAGATGAAGTAACTGTAACTATGTTTATAGCCGGTGCAAATACCAAGACTCTTCCTGTTGCAATGTGGGAGAGCATGAGAAACAATATAGCTCCGGATATAGCTGCAGTATCAACAATATTGATAGGTATAACATTGTTGATGCTTGGTATACAGGGAATCATGAAGAGCAGAGTTGCCAAAATAAAACAGAATTAA